The proteins below are encoded in one region of Microvirga ossetica:
- a CDS encoding phytoene desaturase family protein — protein MSAQASSVAVVGGGLGGLAAACVAAARGHTVTLYDKNSWIGGKAAVLHEAGFRFDMGPTILTVPRVLERIFAESGRNLSDYLDLVRLDPQWRCFFDDGTQIDLQENIGAMADAMERFAPGKGTGDGYRRFQEISAHLHDISNRFFFWKPVEDLFDTINIRANINPATLRDVLSLRMGSSVAGTIRSKVKDERLAQMLDHFTQYVGSSPYGSPAVLCAIAHMQAADGVWYPMGGTRAVAEALAKLAAELGATIRTDSDVASLKVENGAVKGLTLANGDAIAYDSVISNMDSIRTYRELVGGEVGEHYARKDFEPACSGVVLYLGLKKRYEHLLHHDFVFSCDPEVEFDYIYRQGEPAPDPTCYLAAPAATDASVAPEGGEALYVLVHTPYLRPHHDWSQMFPAYRQVILDKLKRTAGMEDLEERIVVERHLTPQDIHDRYKVLNGAIYGLASHGKFMGAFKPGNRSRQVRGLYLAGGAAHPGPGMPMVMMSGWIAADALDSDCKVDNLRNVS, from the coding sequence GTGAGCGCTCAAGCGAGTTCGGTTGCAGTCGTCGGCGGAGGATTGGGCGGATTGGCGGCAGCCTGCGTCGCGGCGGCACGAGGCCACACGGTCACGCTTTACGACAAGAATTCTTGGATCGGCGGCAAGGCGGCGGTTCTCCACGAAGCGGGCTTCCGCTTCGATATGGGCCCGACGATCCTGACGGTCCCGCGGGTGCTCGAACGCATCTTCGCTGAATCCGGACGCAATCTTTCCGACTATCTCGATCTTGTGCGGCTCGATCCGCAGTGGCGCTGCTTCTTCGATGACGGCACGCAGATCGACCTGCAGGAAAATATCGGCGCGATGGCCGATGCCATGGAACGCTTCGCTCCCGGAAAGGGCACGGGCGACGGATACAGGCGCTTCCAGGAAATCTCCGCCCACCTGCACGACATCTCGAATCGGTTCTTCTTCTGGAAGCCGGTGGAGGATCTCTTCGATACCATCAACATCCGCGCCAACATAAACCCCGCGACCTTGCGGGACGTGCTGTCCCTGCGCATGGGATCCTCGGTCGCCGGCACCATCCGTTCCAAGGTCAAGGACGAGCGCTTGGCGCAGATGCTCGACCACTTCACGCAATATGTCGGCTCATCGCCCTACGGATCTCCCGCCGTGCTCTGCGCCATAGCCCATATGCAGGCGGCGGATGGCGTCTGGTATCCGATGGGCGGGACGCGCGCCGTGGCGGAGGCCCTGGCCAAACTTGCGGCCGAGCTCGGCGCCACCATCAGGACCGACAGCGATGTCGCCTCGCTCAAGGTCGAGAACGGTGCCGTGAAGGGACTCACTCTCGCCAATGGCGATGCCATCGCCTACGACAGCGTTATCTCCAACATGGATTCCATCCGCACTTATCGCGAGCTCGTCGGCGGCGAGGTGGGCGAGCATTATGCGCGTAAGGATTTCGAACCCGCCTGTTCCGGCGTCGTGCTCTATCTCGGCCTCAAGAAGCGCTACGAACACCTCCTCCACCACGACTTCGTGTTCTCGTGTGATCCCGAGGTAGAGTTCGACTATATCTACCGCCAGGGCGAGCCTGCACCGGATCCAACCTGCTATCTCGCGGCACCTGCCGCAACGGATGCCAGCGTCGCGCCGGAGGGCGGCGAAGCGCTCTACGTTCTGGTGCACACGCCGTATCTTCGCCCGCATCACGACTGGTCGCAGATGTTCCCGGCTTATCGGCAGGTGATCCTCGACAAGCTGAAGCGCACGGCCGGTATGGAGGACCTTGAGGAGCGCATCGTGGTCGAGCGCCACCTCACACCACAGGACATCCACGACCGCTACAAGGTCCTCAACGGCGCGATCTACGGTTTGGCGAGCCATGGCAAGTTCATGGGCGCCTTCAAGCCGGGCAACCGCAGCCGGCAGGTGCGCGGCCTCTATCTTGCCGGCGGCGCGGCCCATCCCGGACCCGGCATGCCGATGGTCATGATGTCGGGCTGGATCGCTGCCGATGCCCTCGATTCGGACTGCAAAGTGGACAATCTACGGAACGTGTCTTGA